The following are encoded together in the Phenylobacterium sp. NIBR 498073 genome:
- a CDS encoding PaaI family thioesterase → MEYDNVTASLATIAHPFAETMKLCVDERSAGRSICSIEIEPGIHHNPHHVAHGAVFYALADTGMGAALYPTLDAGETCATIEIKITYFRPAPAGTIRCETVVLNRGRTIANLDSRLNLGDTLIAQANGNFAILKQKETAAAAA, encoded by the coding sequence GTGGAGTACGACAACGTGACAGCATCACTCGCGACAATTGCTCATCCGTTCGCCGAGACGATGAAGCTCTGTGTTGACGAGCGAAGCGCAGGGCGCAGCATCTGCTCAATCGAGATCGAACCGGGCATTCACCACAATCCGCACCACGTCGCCCACGGCGCCGTGTTTTACGCCTTAGCTGACACGGGCATGGGGGCGGCGCTCTACCCCACCCTGGATGCGGGTGAGACGTGCGCCACCATTGAAATCAAGATCACCTATTTCCGTCCTGCTCCCGCGGGCACTATCCGGTGCGAGACGGTGGTGCTCAATCGCGGGCGGACAATCGCAAATCTCGATTCTCGCCTCAATCTCGGCGACACGTTGATCGCGCAGGCCAATGGCAATTTCGCAATCCTGAAGCAGAAGGAAACTGCCGCGGCCGCTGCATAA
- a CDS encoding MBL fold metallo-hydrolase yields MEVRAAEIADGVYRFSTFVPDIAPPLGFTFNQYLITAEEPLLFHTGPKRMFPQISEAVSRILPLEALRWISFGHVESDECGSMNEWLAAAPAATVAHGVTACMVSLNDLADRPPRVLADGEVLDLGGRRVRWLDTPHVPHAWESGLIYEEAGRTLFSGDLFTQCGDGPPLTEASIVEAAISAETMFQASSLTPELGTTIRRLAKLSPSKLAVMHGSCFEGDCSTQLERLAAFYDGALEAAWSSAHG; encoded by the coding sequence ATGGAAGTTCGCGCTGCTGAGATCGCCGACGGGGTCTATCGCTTCTCGACCTTCGTGCCTGACATCGCGCCGCCGCTCGGCTTCACCTTCAACCAGTATCTGATCACCGCCGAGGAGCCGTTGCTGTTCCACACCGGCCCCAAGCGGATGTTCCCGCAGATCTCGGAGGCGGTCAGCCGCATCCTGCCGCTTGAGGCGCTGCGGTGGATTTCGTTCGGCCATGTCGAGTCCGACGAGTGCGGGTCGATGAACGAGTGGCTGGCCGCGGCGCCCGCCGCCACGGTCGCGCATGGCGTCACCGCCTGCATGGTTTCGCTGAACGATCTCGCCGACCGACCGCCACGCGTGCTCGCCGACGGAGAGGTGCTGGATCTCGGCGGCCGGCGCGTGCGCTGGCTCGACACGCCGCATGTGCCGCATGCCTGGGAGTCGGGCCTGATCTACGAGGAAGCCGGCCGCACCCTGTTTTCCGGCGACCTGTTCACCCAATGCGGGGACGGCCCGCCGCTCACCGAGGCGAGCATCGTCGAGGCGGCGATCAGCGCCGAGACCATGTTCCAGGCCAGTTCGCTGACGCCCGAGCTGGGAACGACCATCCGCCGCCTGGCGAAGCTTAGCCCCAGCAAATTGGCGGTGATGCACGGGTCTTGCTTTGAGGGCGATTGCTCAACTCAGCTGGAGCGTCTCGCCGCGTTCTACGACGGCGCGCTTGAAGCGGCCTGGAGCAGCGCGCACGGCTGA
- the rfbC gene encoding dTDP-4-dehydrorhamnose 3,5-epimerase, giving the protein MKVASLALPEVRLLVPERREDARGWVSATWERSRLAAAGIEADFLRDNQVNSRRAGTVRGLHFQAAPFAQAKLMRVLRGAAYDVAVDIRSGSPTFGRWAGARLSAEGGEQLYSPRGFARGCVTLADDSELLLKVDRPHAPQHQGAIAWDDPDLRIDWGVDPHDAILSGRDRSAPRLRDLPPVAF; this is encoded by the coding sequence ATGAAGGTCGCCTCGCTGGCCCTCCCCGAAGTGCGGCTGCTGGTTCCAGAGCGCCGCGAGGATGCACGCGGATGGGTCTCGGCCACCTGGGAGCGCTCGCGCCTGGCGGCGGCGGGGATCGAGGCCGACTTCCTGCGGGACAATCAGGTGAACTCGCGGCGCGCCGGCACGGTCCGCGGCCTTCACTTCCAGGCCGCGCCCTTTGCGCAGGCCAAGCTCATGCGCGTGCTGCGCGGAGCCGCCTATGACGTCGCCGTGGACATCCGTTCCGGCTCGCCGACCTTCGGCCGGTGGGCAGGCGCGCGGCTGAGCGCCGAAGGCGGCGAGCAACTCTACTCGCCACGCGGCTTCGCCCGCGGATGCGTCACCCTCGCCGACGACAGCGAACTGCTCCTCAAGGTCGACCGCCCCCACGCCCCGCAGCACCAGGGCGCTATCGCCTGGGACGACCCGGACCTGCGCATCGACTGGGGCGTCGATCCCCACGACGCCATCCTCTCCGGGCGGGACCGCTCCGCGCCGCGACTTAGGGACCTGCCGCCCGTCGCGTTCTGA
- a CDS encoding DUF2322 family protein: MIHPGATFKDNLQRLPAIDGVQRIDLIDAQGKVLASIENQPGKQGSLAVYQYLKQAFGALDAQAAEHGLAVFAEHTADARSRPGAHPNIDRLLEIVAGGGPLQIEIVAAGG, encoded by the coding sequence ATGATTCACCCGGGCGCGACCTTCAAGGACAACCTGCAGCGACTGCCGGCGATCGACGGCGTGCAGCGCATCGACCTCATCGACGCCCAGGGCAAGGTCCTCGCCAGCATCGAGAACCAGCCTGGCAAGCAAGGCTCGCTGGCCGTCTACCAGTACCTCAAGCAGGCCTTCGGCGCCCTGGATGCGCAGGCGGCCGAGCATGGCCTGGCGGTGTTCGCCGAGCACACGGCCGACGCCCGCAGCCGCCCCGGCGCGCACCCGAATATCGACCGCCTGCTCGAGATCGTCGCCGGTGGCGGCCCGCTGCAGATCGAGATTGTCGCCGCCGGCGGCTGA
- a CDS encoding autotransporter outer membrane beta-barrel domain-containing protein: protein MQKNLESGAVRARAEVRPSDHRRLLFSAAPLMFALASAAPALAQSVTGGGDLNQSPIQTPDWVVAGDLIVGVAGPGTLTIEDGGTVENDSGYVGDGAAGQGTVTVSGQGGGQASTWTNNGLLAVGQSGTGTLTIEDGGLVTSQYSYVGADPTGDGTVTVRGRGADGVASTWTNGDLHLGDLGIGRLIIENGGVVSNAYVTIGGGGPGVSSVTVSGRDALGVSTWTSSGPVYVGAFSTGSLRVDGGALMHSDQGIIGGEIGSPGVGTGSVVISGTDGAGAASTWNSANLYVGAYSNGTLTIEDGGVVNTTGAGYVGYNGAGLGTLVISSSTGDVSTWDVSNEIFAGFDGHGDLTIENGGRVIAGAGVVVARNAGSVGALSLRGDAGGRGVLEASSVSGGLGAATLDLDGGVLRATWGSSNFLPGFSSLTIGGEGAWFDTNGYDIGVASDFSGTSSFNKLGLGKLTLTGDSSAFTGATTVSAGKLMVGETGAAAALGGDVDVRAGGALGGVGNIGGNVNVAGSGVLSPGGSTAPGTLTIGGDLTLSGSSVLNFRLGQAGTVGGGLNDLLVVGGALTLDGTLNVTAPPGGTFGPGVYRLISYTGALTDAGLGLGALPAGGTNTIQTSIANQVNLVNTAAPGGGGGGGPTSPPDPPPPPPPPPPPPPGPFDFWDGAGGVADDGAIQGGDGLWQVGGPNSWTQAAGATNGSFRNGVFAIFAAKFGSVTVDDSAGPVAVSGMQFASDGYRLSGDAITLQSGDAVVRVGDGTAAGAGFTAIIDAALSGPGKLDKTDLGTLILTGASSHTGGTRVSSGTLQVDGEVGGALDVSPGGRLSGSGRVGPTSNQGVIAPGAGGFGTLTIAGDYAGLGGRLEIQARLGADDSPADRLAVTGAVSGLTPVVVTNVDGQGAATTKGILVVQVDGASNGRFALAGGDYSIGGQSALVAGAYGYVLEKDAADGDWYLRSSLPDPGGAAGGSNTSRPPLFQPGVPVYEAYADVLLSLSEASSLRQRVGDRRYDPADADQTGVWARIEGRTNHLEPSVTATGVHHDTDSWKMQFGVDRVLAGGEGGARLIAGVKAQLGAADTRLSSAHGGGDIDTDAYGIGVAMTWYSPRGGYLDAQAQSVWFDSELTSSLAGRQTSGQKGRGVGASLEAGKAFVLGADLALTPQAQLSYASTDFDSFNDGFGVRVDSAKGESLQGRVGVGLDHARVWRSAGGETRQVKLYGLFNLKYEFLDGARVLVAGTPLDSRQSRTWGGLAAGADYSWGDGRYALYGQAAADTGLSSFGESYAVTGGAGFRMRF, encoded by the coding sequence ATGCAGAAGAATCTCGAAAGTGGAGCGGTGCGCGCGCGCGCCGAAGTCCGACCGTCGGACCATCGCCGTCTCCTGTTCTCCGCCGCCCCGCTGATGTTTGCATTGGCCAGCGCGGCGCCGGCCTTGGCCCAGTCCGTGACGGGCGGCGGCGATCTAAACCAGAGTCCCATCCAGACGCCGGACTGGGTCGTCGCCGGCGATCTCATCGTGGGCGTTGCGGGCCCCGGTACGCTGACCATCGAGGACGGCGGAACCGTGGAGAACGACTCCGGATATGTCGGCGACGGCGCCGCCGGGCAGGGGACGGTCACGGTCTCCGGCCAGGGCGGCGGACAGGCTTCGACCTGGACCAACAATGGCCTGCTGGCGGTCGGCCAGTCGGGCACGGGCACGCTGACCATCGAGGATGGCGGCCTGGTGACCAGCCAGTACAGCTATGTCGGCGCGGACCCCACCGGCGATGGCACGGTGACCGTGCGCGGCCGTGGCGCCGACGGCGTCGCGTCGACCTGGACCAACGGTGATCTCCACCTCGGCGATCTCGGGATCGGCCGGCTGATCATCGAGAACGGCGGCGTGGTGAGCAACGCCTACGTGACGATCGGCGGCGGCGGGCCAGGCGTCAGCAGCGTGACGGTCTCGGGCCGCGACGCCCTGGGCGTGTCCACCTGGACGAGTTCGGGGCCGGTGTATGTCGGCGCGTTCAGTACAGGCTCCCTCCGCGTCGACGGCGGGGCCCTGATGCACAGCGACCAGGGCATAATCGGCGGCGAGATAGGCAGTCCGGGCGTTGGAACGGGCTCCGTGGTGATCTCGGGCACCGACGGCGCGGGCGCCGCCTCGACCTGGAACAGCGCGAACCTCTACGTCGGGGCCTATAGCAACGGCACGCTGACGATCGAGGACGGCGGCGTGGTGAACACGACCGGCGCCGGCTATGTCGGTTACAACGGCGCCGGGCTGGGCACGCTGGTGATTTCCAGCAGCACCGGCGACGTCTCGACCTGGGACGTCTCGAACGAGATTTTCGCCGGCTTCGACGGGCATGGCGACCTGACCATCGAGAACGGCGGCAGGGTCATTGCGGGAGCGGGCGTCGTCGTCGCCAGAAACGCCGGGTCGGTCGGAGCCTTGAGCCTGCGGGGGGACGCCGGCGGGCGCGGCGTGCTGGAAGCCAGTTCGGTGTCTGGAGGACTCGGCGCGGCCACCCTCGATCTCGACGGCGGCGTGCTGCGAGCAACGTGGGGATCGTCGAATTTTCTTCCCGGGTTCAGCTCGCTGACCATCGGGGGCGAGGGCGCCTGGTTCGACACCAACGGCTATGACATCGGCGTCGCGTCGGACTTCTCCGGGACGTCGAGCTTCAACAAGCTTGGTCTGGGAAAACTGACGCTCACCGGCGACAGCTCGGCGTTCACGGGCGCGACCACCGTCTCTGCGGGCAAGCTGATGGTTGGCGAGACCGGCGCCGCCGCCGCGCTGGGCGGCGACGTCGACGTCCGGGCGGGCGGCGCCCTGGGCGGCGTCGGAAACATCGGCGGAAACGTGAACGTGGCCGGCTCCGGTGTTCTCTCTCCCGGCGGTTCGACCGCTCCGGGGACTCTGACGATCGGCGGCGACCTGACGCTCTCCGGCTCCTCGGTGCTGAACTTTCGGCTCGGCCAGGCGGGCACGGTCGGAGGCGGGTTGAACGATCTCCTGGTCGTCGGCGGCGCCCTGACTTTGGACGGCACGCTGAACGTCACGGCGCCGCCGGGCGGAACCTTTGGGCCGGGCGTCTACCGCCTGATCAGCTACACCGGGGCCCTGACAGACGCAGGCCTGGGCCTCGGCGCTCTGCCGGCTGGAGGGACCAACACCATCCAGACTTCGATCGCCAACCAGGTGAATCTGGTCAACACCGCCGCGCCGGGCGGCGGTGGCGGCGGCGGTCCAACCAGCCCTCCGGACCCGCCTCCGCCGCCTCCGCCGCCTCCACCGCCGCCGCCAGGGCCGTTCGACTTCTGGGACGGCGCAGGCGGGGTGGCCGACGACGGGGCGATCCAGGGCGGCGACGGGTTATGGCAGGTCGGCGGCCCGAACAGTTGGACGCAGGCCGCCGGCGCGACCAACGGGAGTTTCCGCAACGGCGTCTTCGCGATCTTCGCCGCGAAGTTCGGCTCGGTTACAGTGGACGACAGCGCCGGCCCGGTAGCGGTCAGCGGCATGCAATTCGCCTCCGACGGCTACAGGCTGTCAGGCGACGCGATCACCCTGCAGTCGGGCGACGCCGTGGTGCGGGTCGGAGACGGGACGGCGGCGGGCGCCGGCTTCACGGCGATCATCGACGCTGCGCTCAGCGGCCCAGGCAAGCTGGACAAGACCGATCTCGGCACCCTGATCCTGACCGGCGCCAGCAGCCATACGGGTGGGACCAGGGTCTCATCGGGGACCTTGCAGGTCGACGGCGAGGTCGGCGGCGCCCTGGATGTCTCCCCCGGCGGGCGGCTCAGCGGGTCCGGCAGAGTGGGGCCGACGTCCAACCAGGGCGTGATCGCGCCGGGAGCCGGAGGATTCGGGACACTGACGATCGCCGGGGACTATGCCGGGTTGGGCGGCAGGCTCGAGATCCAGGCCAGGCTGGGCGCAGACGACTCGCCGGCCGATCGCCTGGCGGTGACCGGGGCTGTTTCGGGGCTCACGCCGGTCGTGGTGACCAATGTCGACGGCCAGGGCGCTGCAACCACGAAGGGGATCCTGGTGGTCCAGGTCGATGGCGCGTCGAACGGGCGGTTCGCGCTGGCCGGCGGGGACTACAGCATTGGCGGGCAGTCGGCGCTGGTCGCCGGCGCCTACGGCTATGTTCTGGAGAAAGATGCGGCGGACGGAGACTGGTACCTGCGTTCCAGCCTGCCAGATCCCGGCGGCGCGGCCGGCGGGTCGAACACGTCGCGCCCGCCGCTGTTTCAGCCCGGCGTCCCGGTCTATGAGGCCTATGCCGACGTGCTGCTCTCGCTGAGCGAGGCTTCGTCCCTGCGTCAGCGCGTGGGCGATCGCCGCTATGACCCGGCCGATGCCGACCAAACGGGCGTCTGGGCGCGGATCGAGGGACGGACCAACCACCTTGAGCCTTCGGTCACCGCGACGGGGGTTCATCACGACACCGACAGCTGGAAGATGCAGTTCGGCGTCGACCGCGTGCTGGCCGGCGGGGAGGGCGGCGCGCGCCTGATCGCGGGCGTCAAAGCCCAGCTCGGCGCGGCCGACACGAGGCTCTCTTCTGCGCATGGGGGCGGGGACATCGACACCGACGCTTACGGGATCGGCGTCGCCATGACCTGGTATAGCCCACGCGGAGGCTATCTCGACGCCCAGGCGCAGTCCGTCTGGTTCGACAGCGAGCTGACGTCGAGCCTGGCCGGACGCCAGACTTCGGGGCAGAAGGGCCGCGGCGTCGGGGCGAGCCTGGAGGCCGGCAAGGCGTTCGTCCTGGGCGCCGATCTTGCGCTCACGCCGCAGGCCCAGCTCAGCTACGCCTCGACGGATTTCGACAGCTTCAACGACGGGTTCGGCGTCCGCGTCGACAGCGCCAAGGGAGAGAGCCTGCAGGGGCGCGTCGGCGTGGGCCTCGACCACGCCCGCGTCTGGCGGAGCGCCGGCGGCGAGACGCGGCAGGTCAAGCTCTACGGCCTGTTCAATTTGAAGTACGAGTTCCTTGACGGGGCCCGCGTGCTGGTGGCCGGGACGCCTCTCGACAGCCGGCAGAGCCGCACCTGGGGCGGGCTTGCCGCCGGCGCGGACTATAGCTGGGGCGACGGTCGCTACGCCCTCTATGGGCAGGCGGCCGCCGATACCGGTCTGTCGTCCTTCGGCGAGAGCTATGCGGTCACGGGCGGCGCGGGCTTCAGAATGCGGTTCTAG
- a CDS encoding FAD-binding oxidoreductase has protein sequence MTVSVPADVISRLKAVLGEGGWSQDPERLAPKLVEWRDRWQGNTPFLALPKTTAEVAAVIGVCAESGTPVVPQGGNTGLVGGQIPLGEILLSTERMRTIRDVDAFDDVLVAEAGVTLQAAHEAALAKGRRFPLDIASQGTATIGGIISTNAGGTAVLRYGNTRELVLGLEAVLPNGEIWNGLKRLRKDNTGYDLKQLLIGAEGTLGVVTAASLKLFPVLVSRATAIAAVADPEAAIQLLARAKDAAGGAVEAFELMGRRGIDFVLKNIPNQRDPLSDIHPWYVLIEIASGEPGAAESAMERLLGAALEDGLVRDAAVAQSQAQAQAFWSVRENQSPGQKPEGATWKHDVSVPVSRVAEFLGQATAQMEALVPGARVTAFGHVGDGNIHYDVIRPDGGDDAAHSALRSEGSRIVHDIVASMGGSISAEHGLGSMKTEEARRYKSPVEVAALSAIRLSLDPKRIMNPRVHF, from the coding sequence ATGACCGTTTCCGTGCCCGCCGACGTGATCTCCCGCCTGAAGGCCGTGCTCGGCGAGGGCGGCTGGAGTCAGGATCCGGAGCGGCTGGCGCCCAAGCTGGTCGAGTGGCGCGACCGCTGGCAGGGGAACACCCCGTTCCTGGCGCTGCCGAAGACGACGGCCGAGGTCGCGGCGGTGATCGGCGTCTGCGCGGAGTCCGGCACGCCGGTGGTGCCGCAGGGCGGCAATACGGGCCTGGTCGGCGGGCAAATCCCGCTGGGCGAAATCCTGCTGTCGACCGAGCGGATGCGGACGATCCGCGACGTCGACGCCTTCGACGACGTGCTGGTGGCCGAGGCGGGCGTCACCCTGCAGGCCGCGCACGAGGCGGCGCTGGCGAAGGGGCGGCGCTTTCCGCTGGACATCGCCTCGCAGGGGACGGCGACCATCGGCGGCATCATCTCGACCAACGCCGGCGGCACCGCGGTGCTGCGGTACGGCAACACCCGCGAGCTGGTGCTGGGGCTGGAGGCGGTGCTGCCCAACGGCGAGATCTGGAACGGGCTGAAGCGCCTGCGCAAGGACAACACCGGCTATGACCTCAAGCAGCTGCTGATCGGGGCCGAGGGCACGCTGGGCGTGGTCACCGCCGCCAGCCTGAAGCTGTTCCCGGTGCTGGTCTCGCGCGCCACCGCGATCGCCGCGGTCGCTGACCCCGAGGCGGCGATCCAGCTGCTGGCGCGGGCCAAGGACGCCGCCGGCGGCGCGGTCGAGGCCTTCGAGCTGATGGGCCGGCGCGGGATCGACTTCGTGCTCAAGAACATTCCGAACCAGCGTGACCCGCTGAGCGACATCCATCCCTGGTACGTGCTGATCGAGATCGCGTCGGGCGAGCCGGGCGCGGCCGAGAGCGCCATGGAGCGGCTGCTGGGCGCGGCGCTGGAGGACGGGCTGGTGCGCGACGCGGCCGTCGCCCAGAGCCAGGCCCAGGCCCAGGCGTTCTGGTCGGTGCGCGAGAACCAGTCGCCGGGCCAGAAGCCTGAAGGCGCGACCTGGAAGCACGACGTCTCGGTGCCGGTCAGCCGGGTGGCGGAATTCCTGGGCCAGGCGACGGCGCAGATGGAGGCGCTGGTTCCCGGCGCGCGGGTCACCGCCTTCGGCCATGTCGGCGACGGCAACATCCATTACGACGTGATCCGGCCGGACGGCGGCGACGACGCGGCGCATTCGGCGCTGCGCAGCGAAGGTTCGCGCATCGTCCACGACATCGTCGCCTCGATGGGCGGCTCGATCTCGGCCGAGCATGGGCTGGGATCGATGAAGACCGAGGAGGCGAGGCGCTACAAGTCGCCGGTCGAGGTTGCGGCGCTCTCGGCGATCCGGCTAAGCCTGGACCCGAAGCGGATCATGAATCCGCGAGTCCATTTCTGA
- the yaaA gene encoding peroxide stress protein YaaA has product MLIVISPAKALDFTRPDGAAPMTTPQMAEDIAELSVTAKKLKVSDLKKMMDLSDKLAELNRERFAAFDPAMEDGLQAAFAFNGDVYSGLKARELDKKGLNYAQKHLRILSGLYGVLRPLDAIQPYRLEMGVRIKTKRGASLYDFWGDRIAGVLNEAGAGHKDPTLVNCASQEYFGAVDRNAIKLPVVTAKFFEEKDGSSKIISFYAKKARGLMARYAIDHGIEKAEDLKAFDSEGYRFQKSASSDTEWVFSRPQPPPPSAAKKQKD; this is encoded by the coding sequence ATGCTGATCGTCATCTCCCCCGCCAAGGCGCTCGACTTCACGCGACCGGACGGCGCCGCGCCGATGACGACGCCGCAGATGGCCGAGGACATCGCCGAGCTGAGCGTCACGGCCAAGAAGCTGAAGGTCTCGGACCTCAAGAAAATGATGGACCTGTCGGACAAGCTGGCCGAGCTGAACCGTGAGCGGTTCGCCGCCTTCGATCCGGCGATGGAGGACGGGCTGCAGGCGGCGTTCGCGTTCAATGGCGACGTCTATTCGGGGCTGAAGGCGCGCGAGCTGGACAAGAAGGGCCTGAACTACGCCCAGAAGCACCTGCGGATCCTGTCGGGCCTGTACGGCGTGCTGCGGCCGCTGGACGCCATCCAGCCCTATCGCCTGGAAATGGGCGTGCGGATCAAGACCAAGCGCGGCGCCAGCCTCTACGACTTCTGGGGCGACAGGATCGCCGGAGTGCTGAACGAGGCCGGGGCCGGGCACAAGGATCCGACCCTGGTGAACTGCGCCAGCCAGGAATACTTCGGCGCCGTGGACCGGAACGCGATCAAGCTGCCGGTGGTGACGGCCAAGTTCTTCGAGGAGAAGGACGGCTCGTCCAAGATCATCTCGTTCTACGCCAAGAAGGCGCGGGGGCTGATGGCCCGCTACGCCATCGACCACGGGATCGAGAAAGCCGAGGATCTGAAGGCCTTCGACAGCGAAGGCTACCGCTTTCAGAAAAGCGCCTCGAGCGACACCGAGTGGGTGTTCTCGCGGCCCCAGCCTCCGCCGCCGTCGGCGGCCAAGAAGCAGAAGGACTGA
- a CDS encoding 3-hydroxybutyrate dehydrogenase — protein sequence MAVDYGLQGHVAVITGSTSGIGQAMAASLAEQGVNVVLNGFGDPAKIEADRAALEQRTGVKVRYHGADMLKADEVADMVDFARREFGRLDILVNNAGFQHVAPIDEFPVETWNNLIGVVLTSTFLATRAALPIMKAQGRGRIVNIASAHGLVASPFKSAYVAAKHGVVGFTKVTALENARLGITANAICPGYVKTPLVEAQIADQAKARGIPEDRVMGEVILAAQPNKQFVEYEHLAGMLLYLVSDMGASATGAAMVLDGGWTAT from the coding sequence ATGGCCGTCGACTATGGGCTGCAGGGCCATGTGGCCGTGATCACCGGCTCGACCAGCGGCATCGGCCAGGCGATGGCGGCGTCGCTCGCCGAGCAGGGCGTCAATGTCGTGCTCAACGGCTTCGGCGACCCGGCCAAGATCGAGGCCGACCGCGCGGCGCTGGAGCAGCGGACCGGCGTTAAGGTCCGCTACCACGGCGCCGACATGCTGAAGGCCGACGAGGTCGCCGACATGGTCGACTTCGCTCGCCGCGAGTTCGGACGGCTGGACATCCTGGTCAACAACGCCGGCTTCCAGCACGTGGCGCCGATCGACGAGTTCCCGGTCGAGACCTGGAACAACCTGATCGGGGTGGTGCTGACCTCGACCTTCCTGGCGACCCGCGCGGCTCTGCCGATCATGAAGGCGCAGGGCCGTGGCCGGATCGTCAACATCGCCTCCGCCCACGGCCTGGTCGCCTCGCCATTCAAGTCGGCCTATGTGGCGGCCAAGCACGGGGTGGTCGGCTTCACCAAGGTCACGGCGCTGGAAAACGCCCGGCTGGGGATCACCGCCAACGCCATCTGCCCCGGCTATGTGAAGACCCCGCTGGTCGAGGCCCAGATCGCCGACCAGGCCAAGGCGCGCGGCATCCCCGAGGACCGGGTGATGGGGGAGGTCATCCTGGCCGCCCAGCCGAACAAGCAGTTCGTCGAGTACGAACACCTGGCCGGGATGCTGCTCTATCTGGTGTCGGACATGGGCGCGTCGGCGACCGGCGCGGCGATGGTGCTGGACGGCGGCTGGACGGCGACCTAG
- a CDS encoding HXXEE domain-containing protein encodes MSARRTVGLALIAALALHDLEEGLAYALLHEQTAAMLDVYRITWWRPEPAVFALLLTAFTLSVGALAGWAATGATTGGKVLTLRAIAVVLLVNVPLPHVLAAWTFGGYAPGVASAVLVNLPISIWALWTLRALPQPE; translated from the coding sequence ATGAGCGCTCGCCGGACCGTCGGGCTGGCGCTGATCGCCGCCCTCGCCCTGCACGACCTTGAGGAGGGGCTGGCCTACGCGCTGCTGCACGAACAGACAGCCGCCATGCTCGACGTCTACCGCATCACCTGGTGGCGGCCAGAGCCGGCGGTGTTCGCCCTGCTGCTGACCGCGTTCACCCTGTCGGTCGGCGCCCTGGCCGGGTGGGCGGCGACCGGCGCGACCACGGGCGGCAAGGTCCTCACCCTGCGGGCCATCGCCGTGGTGCTGCTGGTCAACGTGCCGTTGCCGCACGTGCTGGCGGCCTGGACGTTCGGCGGCTACGCGCCCGGGGTGGCGAGCGCGGTCCTGGTCAACCTGCCGATCTCGATCTGGGCGCTGTGGACCCTGCGAGCGCTGCCACAACCTGAATAA